One genomic region from Pseudomonadota bacterium encodes:
- the rimP gene encoding ribosome maturation factor RimP has protein sequence MKQDPLQIGALLEPAIRSMGYELVGVEYHGGGGKSGGLLRVYIDSDDGITADDCQRVSYQVSGVLDVEDPIPGHYTLEVSSPGLDRLLFRPQDFTRFAGHEVRVRMRFPVAGQRKFKGRLLGLEDDTVLIEQDGEQVRLAYEQIEQARLVPEF, from the coding sequence ATGAAGCAGGACCCGCTACAGATCGGCGCGCTGCTGGAGCCGGCCATCCGCTCGATGGGCTATGAACTGGTGGGCGTGGAATACCACGGTGGCGGCGGCAAGAGCGGCGGCCTGCTGCGGGTGTACATCGACAGCGACGACGGCATCACCGCGGATGACTGCCAGCGCGTCAGCTACCAGGTGAGCGGTGTGCTCGACGTGGAGGACCCGATACCCGGTCACTACACGCTGGAGGTGTCCTCCCCGGGACTGGACCGCCTGCTGTTCCGGCCGCAGGACTTTACGCGGTTTGCCGGGCACGAGGTGCGCGTACGCATGCGGTTTCCGGTTGCCGGGCAGCGCAAGTTCAAGGGCCGCCTGCTCGGCCTCGAGGATGACACGGTGTTGATTGAACAGGATGGCGAGCAGGTCCGCCTGGCTTATGAGCAGATCGAACAGGCGCGTCTGGTCCCTGAATTCTGA
- the nuoK gene encoding NADH-quinone oxidoreductase subunit NuoK translates to MIALSDYLILAAVLFALSIAGIFLNRKNVIILLMAIELMLLSVNLNFVAFSYFLGDTAGQVFVFFILTVAAAEAAIGLAILVVLFRNRRTINVQDLDTLQG, encoded by the coding sequence ATGATTGCCTTATCCGATTACCTGATCCTGGCGGCGGTGCTGTTCGCGCTGAGCATCGCGGGCATCTTTCTCAATCGCAAGAACGTCATCATCCTGCTGATGGCGATCGAGCTCATGCTGCTGTCGGTGAACCTGAATTTCGTCGCCTTCTCGTACTTCCTGGGCGACACGGCGGGGCAGGTATTCGTGTTCTTCATCCTGACAGTGGCCGCCGCCGAGGCCGCCATCGGCCTGGCGATCCTGGTCGTGCTGTTCCGCAACCGCCGCACCATCAACGTCCAGGATCTGGATACGCTGCAGGGGTAA
- the nusA gene encoding transcription termination factor NusA, with amino-acid sequence MDSKEILMVVETVSNEKGIDKEVIFEAIESALATATRKRAAGDIDARVEIDRKTGEYKTFRRWQVIDETLAEAADADEDVLAFDAPGRQFTLAAAKEIDPALEHGSWIEEPMENVEFGRIGAQTAKQVIVQKVREAERAMVVDAYKHRVGELVTGIVKRVERGNVYLDLGSNAEAIILREEMIPREAVRPGDRLRGYLREVSAEQRGPQLFVSRVAPQFLLELFKLEVPEVGQGLIDILGAARDPGLRAKIAVKSNDPRIDPVGACVGMRGSRVQTVSTELSGERVDIILWDDNPAQFVINAMSPAEVASIVVDEETHTMDIAVSEDQLSQAIGRAGQNVRLASQLTGWVLNVMDEAQAEEKSEAEAQRLRQMFVEQLDVDKEIADILVQEGFSTIEEIVYVPNSELLGIEEFDEDMVNELRGRARDVLLTQAIMKEEKLSDAQPAEDLLNMEGMDTALAFELAGRGVVTMEDLAEKAIDELMDIDGMDEERAGALIMAARAPWFAAEATE; translated from the coding sequence ATGGACAGTAAAGAGATCCTGATGGTCGTGGAGACGGTATCCAATGAAAAGGGTATCGACAAGGAGGTGATCTTCGAGGCCATCGAGAGCGCACTGGCGACGGCGACGCGCAAGCGTGCCGCCGGGGATATCGACGCGCGCGTGGAAATCGACCGCAAGACCGGAGAATACAAGACCTTCCGCCGCTGGCAGGTGATCGACGAGACGCTGGCCGAGGCCGCGGATGCCGACGAGGATGTGCTGGCGTTCGACGCGCCGGGGCGCCAGTTCACGCTGGCTGCCGCCAAGGAGATCGATCCGGCGCTGGAGCACGGCTCCTGGATCGAGGAGCCGATGGAGAATGTCGAGTTCGGCCGTATCGGCGCCCAGACCGCCAAGCAGGTCATCGTGCAGAAAGTGCGCGAGGCGGAACGCGCCATGGTGGTCGATGCCTACAAGCACCGCGTCGGCGAGCTGGTGACCGGCATCGTCAAGCGCGTCGAGCGCGGCAACGTCTACCTGGACCTGGGCAGCAATGCCGAGGCGATCATCCTGCGCGAAGAGATGATACCGCGCGAGGCCGTGCGTCCCGGCGACCGCCTGCGCGGCTACCTGCGCGAGGTCAGCGCCGAGCAACGCGGACCGCAGCTGTTCGTGAGCCGAGTCGCGCCGCAGTTCCTGCTCGAGCTGTTCAAGCTGGAGGTCCCCGAGGTAGGGCAGGGTCTGATCGATATCCTGGGCGCGGCCCGTGACCCGGGGTTACGCGCCAAGATCGCGGTCAAGAGCAACGATCCGCGCATCGACCCGGTCGGTGCGTGCGTCGGCATGCGCGGCTCACGCGTGCAGACCGTGTCCACGGAATTGTCCGGCGAGCGCGTGGACATCATCCTGTGGGACGACAATCCGGCCCAGTTCGTGATCAACGCCATGTCGCCCGCCGAGGTGGCGTCGATCGTGGTCGACGAGGAAACCCACACCATGGATATCGCCGTGAGCGAGGACCAGCTGTCGCAGGCCATCGGCCGGGCGGGTCAGAACGTGCGCCTGGCGAGCCAGCTGACCGGCTGGGTGCTGAATGTCATGGACGAGGCACAGGCGGAAGAGAAAAGCGAGGCCGAGGCGCAGCGCCTGCGGCAGATGTTCGTCGAACAGCTCGACGTCGACAAGGAGATCGCCGACATCCTGGTGCAGGAAGGCTTCTCCACCATCGAGGAAATCGTGTACGTGCCCAACAGCGAGCTGCTCGGCATCGAGGAATTCGACGAGGACATGGTCAACGAGCTGCGCGGCCGCGCCCGCGACGTATTGCTGACCCAGGCGATCATGAAGGAAGAAAAGCTGAGCGATGCACAGCCCGCCGAAGATCTCCTCAACATGGAAGGCATGGATACGGCGCTGGCCTTCGAGCTGGCCGGGCGCGGTGTGGTGACCATGGAGGATCTGGCCGAGAAGGCGATCGATGAACTGATGGACATCGATGGCATGGATGAGGAGCGGGCCGGCGCCCTGATCATGGCAGCGCGCGCCCCCTGGTTCGCCGCCGAGGCGACTGAATGA
- a CDS encoding NADH-quinone oxidoreductase subunit M produces MIDYPILSLLIWLPIAGGAALLIMDALGNRAYREVALVVSMLTFILSIPLYLGFDNSTASMQFQERVPWIAAFNANYHLGVDGFSMPLIILTTFTTVLVVLAGWQVIRDKTAQYMAAFLVMEGLMNGVFAALDAVLFYVFWEAMLIPMFLIIGVWGGPRRVYATIKFFLYTFLGSVFMLVALIYMYLKSGSFGILDFHLLPLSLNEQILIFLAFLLAFAVKVPMWPVHTWLPDAHVEAPTGGSVILAAIMLKIGGYGFLRFSLPITPDASHALDWLIILMSLVAVVYIGFVALVQSDMKKLIAYSSIAHMGFVTLGIFLVFTLLDNRGSIEGAALGMEGGMVQMISHGFISGALFLCVGVLYDRVHSREIGAYGGVVNTMPVFAAFMVLFAMANSGLPGTSGFVGEFMVILASFKANFWFAVLAATTLILGAAYTLWMVKRVVFGDVANDDVRRLQDVNGREFAILASLALVVLLFGLWPAPLVEVMHASVDNLLLHLSVSKLPPAETGVALLQTVTP; encoded by the coding sequence ATGATCGACTACCCGATACTCAGCCTGCTGATCTGGCTGCCGATCGCCGGCGGCGCCGCCCTGCTGATCATGGATGCGCTCGGCAATCGCGCCTATCGCGAGGTGGCGCTGGTCGTGTCCATGCTGACCTTCATCCTGAGCATCCCGCTCTACCTAGGCTTCGATAACAGCACGGCATCGATGCAGTTCCAGGAACGCGTGCCCTGGATCGCAGCCTTCAATGCCAATTATCACCTCGGTGTGGACGGCTTCTCCATGCCGCTGATCATCCTGACCACCTTCACCACGGTGCTGGTGGTGCTGGCCGGGTGGCAGGTGATCCGTGACAAGACCGCGCAGTATATGGCCGCCTTCCTCGTCATGGAGGGACTGATGAACGGCGTATTCGCGGCGCTCGACGCGGTGCTGTTCTACGTGTTCTGGGAGGCGATGCTGATTCCGATGTTCCTGATCATCGGGGTCTGGGGCGGGCCGCGGCGCGTGTACGCGACCATCAAGTTCTTCCTCTACACCTTCCTCGGTTCGGTGTTCATGCTGGTCGCGCTGATCTACATGTACCTCAAGTCCGGCAGCTTCGGGATCCTGGATTTCCACCTGCTGCCGCTCTCCCTGAACGAACAGATCTTGATCTTCCTCGCCTTCCTGCTGGCCTTCGCCGTGAAGGTCCCGATGTGGCCGGTGCATACCTGGCTGCCGGATGCGCACGTCGAGGCCCCGACCGGCGGTTCGGTCATCCTGGCCGCCATCATGCTCAAGATCGGCGGCTACGGCTTCCTGCGCTTCAGCCTGCCGATCACGCCGGATGCCAGCCATGCGCTCGACTGGCTGATCATCCTGATGTCGCTGGTTGCCGTGGTTTACATCGGTTTCGTCGCACTGGTCCAGAGCGACATGAAGAAGCTGATCGCGTACTCGTCCATCGCGCACATGGGCTTCGTCACACTCGGCATCTTCCTGGTGTTCACGCTGCTCGACAACCGCGGGTCCATCGAGGGCGCCGCGCTCGGTATGGAGGGCGGCATGGTGCAGATGATCTCGCACGGCTTCATCTCCGGTGCGCTGTTCCTGTGCGTCGGTGTGCTCTATGACCGCGTGCACAGCCGCGAGATCGGCGCCTATGGCGGTGTGGTCAACACCATGCCGGTATTCGCCGCCTTCATGGTGCTGTTTGCCATGGCCAACTCGGGCCTGCCCGGCACCTCCGGCTTCGTCGGCGAGTTCATGGTGATACTCGCCAGCTTCAAGGCAAATTTCTGGTTCGCGGTGCTGGCGGCGACCACGCTGATCCTGGGCGCCGCCTACACGTTGTGGATGGTCAAACGCGTGGTGTTCGGCGATGTCGCCAACGACGACGTGCGCCGGCTCCAGGACGTCAACGGCCGCGAGTTCGCCATCCTCGCCAGCCTGGCGCTGGTCGTGCTGCTGTTCGGCCTGTGGCCCGCGCCGCTGGTGGAGGTGATGCACGCCAGTGTCGACAACCTGCTGCTGCATCTGAGCGTGAGCAAGCTGCCCCCGGCGGAGACCGGGGTGGCGCTGCTGCAGACCGTGACGCCCTGA
- the rpsO gene encoding 30S ribosomal protein S15: protein MALSAEKKEQIVKAHQRGAADTGSPEVQVALLTANITDLTDHFTKHKGDHHSRQGLLRMVNKRRKLLDYLKRKDSKRYQDLIENLGLRR from the coding sequence ATGGCTTTGAGTGCCGAGAAAAAGGAACAGATCGTCAAGGCGCATCAGCGCGGTGCGGCCGATACCGGGTCGCCGGAAGTGCAGGTCGCCCTGCTGACCGCGAACATCACCGATCTGACCGATCACTTCACCAAGCACAAGGGTGACCATCATTCCCGTCAGGGTCTGCTGCGCATGGTCAACAAGCGCCGCAAGCTGCTTGACTACCTCAAGCGCAAGGACAGCAAGCGCTACCAGGATCTGATCGAGAACCTGGGACTGCGCCGCTAG
- the truB gene encoding tRNA pseudouridine(55) synthase TruB: MGRHRKRSNLRKVNGILLLDKPAGLTSNAALQQVKQLYQASKAGHTGSLDPLATGLLPICFGEATKISGFLLDADKRYHVFCRFGERTTTGDAEGEVVERLPTDSVSAAAIRSALDSFRGDIQQVPPMYSALKHKGERLYKLARQGVEVEREPRTVTIHAIELLSWRDATAEISVHCSKGTYVRTLVEDIGAALGCGAHVTALRRIGVGPFDAADMYELAALQALAAEGYAALDRILLPVESGLAQWPGVRLSGDAAFYLRQGQPVQVPQAPPRGWVRLYEGERQFMGMGEILDDGRVAPRRLMAG, from the coding sequence ATGGGCAGACATCGCAAGCGCAGCAACCTGCGCAAGGTCAACGGGATCCTGTTGCTGGACAAGCCGGCCGGACTGACGTCCAACGCCGCCCTGCAGCAGGTCAAGCAGCTCTACCAGGCCAGCAAGGCGGGACACACCGGCAGCCTCGACCCGCTGGCGACCGGCCTGCTGCCGATCTGTTTCGGCGAGGCAACCAAGATTTCGGGATTTCTGCTGGATGCCGACAAGCGCTATCACGTGTTCTGCCGCTTCGGGGAGCGGACCACCACCGGCGATGCCGAGGGCGAAGTCGTCGAGCGCCTGCCAACCGATAGTGTCAGCGCGGCGGCCATCCGCTCTGCGTTGGACAGTTTCCGGGGTGATATCCAACAGGTGCCGCCCATGTATTCGGCGCTCAAGCACAAGGGCGAGCGACTCTACAAGCTGGCCCGCCAGGGGGTCGAGGTTGAGCGCGAGCCACGTACCGTTACCATCCATGCCATCGAACTGTTGTCCTGGCGCGACGCTACCGCCGAGATCAGCGTGCACTGTTCCAAGGGCACCTACGTGCGGACGCTGGTCGAGGATATCGGTGCGGCACTCGGCTGCGGCGCGCATGTCACGGCCCTGCGCCGGATCGGCGTCGGACCGTTCGATGCCGCGGACATGTATGAGCTGGCGGCTCTGCAGGCGCTCGCTGCCGAGGGCTATGCCGCACTGGACCGCATCCTGCTGCCGGTGGAAAGCGGCCTGGCCCAGTGGCCGGGCGTGCGCCTGAGCGGCGACGCCGCCTTCTACCTGCGCCAGGGGCAACCGGTCCAGGTGCCCCAGGCCCCACCCAGGGGCTGGGTGCGGCTCTACGAGGGGGAACGGCAGTTCATGGGCATGGGCGAGATCCTCGATGACGGCCGCGTCGCGCCGCGCCGCCTGATGGCCGGTTGA
- a CDS encoding NUDIX domain-containing protein, with amino-acid sequence MPNDPADKHNLLATMRLPPIESAGGLVCSDDNCILMIFKRGKWDLPKGRVEADGYEKAALREVHEETGLKEDKLVITGKLVPTWHTTSHGSQRYLKKTHWYMMHYNGHNDDVKPQVEEGIIECRWVHLCDLNQYREKIHPRINYVVEFWHKNLAYVPRR; translated from the coding sequence ATGCCAAACGATCCCGCTGACAAGCACAACCTGCTGGCCACGATGCGCCTGCCCCCGATCGAGTCGGCCGGCGGACTGGTATGCAGCGACGACAACTGCATCCTGATGATCTTCAAGCGCGGCAAGTGGGACCTGCCCAAGGGGCGGGTCGAGGCGGACGGCTACGAGAAGGCGGCGCTGCGCGAGGTGCACGAGGAGACCGGTCTGAAGGAGGATAAACTGGTCATCACCGGCAAGCTGGTCCCGACCTGGCACACCACCAGCCACGGTTCGCAGCGCTATCTGAAGAAAACCCACTGGTACATGATGCACTACAACGGCCACAACGATGACGTCAAGCCGCAGGTGGAGGAGGGCATCATCGAGTGTCGCTGGGTGCACCTGTGTGATCTCAACCAGTATCGGGAGAAGATCCACCCCCGCATCAACTACGTCGTCGAGTTCTGGCACAAGAATCTCGCCTACGTGCCCCGGCGCTAG
- the rbfA gene encoding 30S ribosome-binding factor RbfA gives MPRDFPRTYRVGEQIQRELAGLIQSELKDPRLGMISIAAVDVSRDLGHAKVHVSVLGSEAQVKASLDVLRHAAGYLRHRLGKSLHLRVIPELHFFLDRSLEEGARIGALINRAIASDKGNQGGDD, from the coding sequence ATGCCGAGAGACTTTCCCAGAACCTATCGTGTCGGCGAGCAGATCCAGCGCGAGCTGGCGGGCCTGATCCAGAGCGAGTTGAAGGACCCGCGGCTGGGCATGATCAGTATCGCGGCCGTGGACGTCTCGCGCGACCTGGGGCATGCCAAGGTCCATGTCTCGGTGCTGGGCAGCGAGGCACAGGTCAAGGCTTCGCTGGACGTGCTGCGCCACGCGGCCGGATACCTGCGCCACCGGCTCGGCAAGAGTCTGCACCTGCGGGTGATCCCCGAGCTGCATTTCTTCCTCGACCGCTCGCTGGAGGAGGGGGCGCGGATCGGCGCACTGATCAACCGCGCCATCGCCAGCGACAAGGGTAACCAGGGCGGGGACGATTAA
- the nuoL gene encoding NADH-quinone oxidoreductase subunit L, translating to MNGISKMIYLAIPLAPLIGAILAGLLGRYIGRAGAHTVTILGVATSCVLSLVVLWQFAFGGAEPWNGTVYTWLVTEGIRFEVGFLIDKLTALMMAVVTFVSLMVHIYTIGYMHEDPGYQRFFSYIALFTFSMLMLVMSNNFLQLFFGWEAVGLVSYLLIGFWYTRPSAIYANLKAFLVNRVGDFGFLLGIAAIYMTFNSLDYATVFAAAPAEQGSQIQILPGTDWSLLTVICILLFIGAMGKSAQVPLHVWLPDSMEGPTPISALIHAATMVTAGIFMVARMSPLFELSETALVVVMVIGAITALFMGFLGIVQNDIKRVVAYSTLSQLGYMTVALGASAYAAGIFHLMTHAFFKALLFLGAGSVIIAMHHDQDIRNMGGLRRYMPVTWITSLVGSLALIGTPFFSGFYSKDTIIEAVHHSHLPGAGLVYAAVLAGVFITALYSFRMYFLVFHGEPRMDQHTREHLHETPLVVTGPLVMLAIPSVLAGYLIDPVVFGSWFEGVIHVDAHHAVLEEIGAHYHGPVAFVLHAFGGPAIYLAIAGVATAWYVYMKNPQLADNIRQRFNGLYQVLVNKYYMDDMNEVVFAGGARGVGQLLWRIGDVVLIDGLLVNGSARLVGWTAGIVRRIQTGHLYTYAFSMIIGLLLMLFWFVFRSTGGAA from the coding sequence ATGAACGGCATCAGCAAAATGATCTACCTCGCCATCCCGCTGGCACCGCTGATCGGCGCCATCCTCGCGGGTCTGCTCGGACGCTACATCGGGCGCGCCGGGGCACATACCGTGACCATTCTCGGTGTGGCGACTTCCTGCGTGCTCTCGCTGGTGGTGCTCTGGCAGTTCGCGTTCGGCGGGGCCGAACCCTGGAACGGGACGGTCTACACCTGGCTGGTGACCGAGGGCATACGCTTCGAGGTCGGTTTCCTGATCGACAAACTCACGGCCCTGATGATGGCGGTGGTCACCTTCGTGTCATTGATGGTGCACATCTACACCATCGGTTACATGCACGAAGATCCGGGATACCAGCGCTTTTTCAGCTACATCGCGCTGTTTACCTTTTCCATGCTGATGCTGGTGATGTCGAACAACTTCCTGCAGCTGTTTTTCGGCTGGGAGGCGGTCGGCCTGGTGTCCTACCTCCTGATCGGTTTCTGGTATACCAGGCCGAGCGCCATCTACGCCAACCTGAAGGCCTTCCTGGTGAACCGGGTCGGTGACTTCGGTTTCCTGCTCGGGATTGCCGCGATCTACATGACCTTCAACAGCCTGGACTACGCCACCGTGTTCGCCGCGGCGCCGGCCGAGCAGGGCAGCCAAATCCAGATTCTGCCGGGCACGGACTGGTCGCTGCTGACCGTGATCTGCATCCTGCTGTTCATCGGTGCCATGGGCAAGTCCGCGCAGGTGCCGCTGCACGTTTGGCTGCCGGATTCCATGGAGGGCCCGACCCCCATATCGGCACTGATCCACGCGGCCACCATGGTGACCGCCGGCATCTTCATGGTGGCGCGCATGTCGCCGCTGTTCGAACTGTCCGAGACGGCGCTCGTGGTCGTTATGGTGATCGGCGCCATCACCGCCCTGTTCATGGGATTCCTGGGTATCGTGCAGAACGACATCAAGCGCGTGGTCGCCTATTCCACGCTGTCGCAGCTGGGTTACATGACCGTGGCACTGGGGGCGTCGGCCTATGCCGCCGGCATCTTCCACCTCATGACACATGCCTTTTTCAAGGCCCTGCTGTTCCTCGGCGCCGGCTCGGTGATCATCGCCATGCATCACGACCAGGATATCCGCAACATGGGCGGGCTGCGCCGCTACATGCCGGTCACCTGGATCACCTCGCTGGTCGGTTCGCTCGCCCTGATCGGCACGCCATTCTTCTCCGGCTTCTATTCCAAGGACACCATAATCGAGGCGGTGCATCACTCGCACCTGCCCGGCGCGGGGCTGGTGTACGCGGCCGTGCTGGCCGGGGTGTTCATCACCGCGCTGTACAGCTTCCGTATGTATTTCCTGGTGTTCCACGGCGAGCCGCGCATGGACCAGCACACCCGCGAGCACCTGCACGAAACCCCGCTGGTCGTGACCGGGCCGCTGGTCATGCTCGCGATTCCCTCGGTACTGGCCGGCTACCTGATCGACCCGGTCGTGTTCGGCAGCTGGTTCGAGGGCGTCATCCACGTCGACGCACACCACGCTGTGCTGGAAGAGATCGGGGCGCATTACCACGGCCCGGTCGCGTTCGTGCTGCACGCCTTCGGCGGGCCGGCCATCTACCTGGCGATCGCCGGCGTGGCCACGGCCTGGTACGTCTACATGAAGAATCCGCAGCTCGCCGACAACATCCGCCAGCGCTTCAACGGACTCTATCAAGTGCTGGTCAACAAGTATTATATGGATGACATGAACGAAGTGGTGTTCGCCGGCGGCGCGCGTGGCGTCGGGCAGCTGCTCTGGCGTATCGGCGACGTGGTGCTGATCGACGGCCTGCTCGTCAACGGCAGCGCACGCCTGGTGGGCTGGACTGCCGGTATCGTGCGCCGCATCCAGACCGGGCATCTGTACACCTATGCGTTCAGCATGATCATCGGCCTCCTGCTGATGCTGTTCTGGTTCGTGTTCCGCAGCACGGGAGGCGCGGCATGA
- the infB gene encoding translation initiation factor IF-2, with translation MTNVTVKQFAEVVGVPTDRLLSQLSEAGLDINDENATISDTEKSQLLDFLRKSHGKRGALSTAGPSKISLKRKTQSELRATVPAGRGPAGRGTLRTSRPEARTVTVEVRKKRTYVKRADLVAEEKERLDREAEEQARQQAEIQARDEAERKQREEARRKLEEEKAAEERRLQAEREARQQAAEEARKQSQAATETARTRGGESVEGGRHKKGGEGGERRGRYMRDDAEERGTKYGRKELHVTAGKGGRRKKAKPTRRVTIESTGEHGFEMPTAAVVHAVGIPESIVVSELARKMSVKSAEVIKTLMRMGVMATINQVLDQDTATLVVEEMGHIAKPVSEDALEQELKQQLEEVSGERLPRPPVVTIMGHVDHGKTSLLDYIRRTRVAEGEAGGITQHIGAYHVETDKGMISFLDTPGHAAFTAMRARGASVTDVVILVVAADDGVKPQTKEAVQHAKAAGVPMVIAVNKIDKPGADPERVKSEMAALEVVPEDWGGDTMFIPVSAKTGAGIDDLLDAVLLQAEVLELTAVRDCPATGIVVESSLDKGRGAVATVLVQNGVLRKGDLILTGTEYGRVRAMFDESGRQIDEAGPSIPALVLGLSAVPGAGDEVMVVADERKARELAQQRQNRSRDQRLAKQQQTRMEDVFSAVAEGERPTVNIVLKADVQGSAEALSEALTSITSEAEDVKVKVVSAGVGGINETDVNLALASNAMIIGFNVRADASAKRLIEENKVNLKYYSVIYNAIDDVKAIASGMLTPEVREDIIGLAEVKEVFKSRKLGDIAGSIVLDGVVRRNAPIRVLRDNVVIFEGELESLRRFKDDVSEVKAGTECGIGVKNYSVKAGDQIEVFERVEVARTL, from the coding sequence ATGACGAATGTCACGGTAAAACAATTCGCCGAAGTGGTCGGTGTTCCCACTGACCGGCTGCTGTCGCAACTGAGCGAGGCCGGTCTCGATATCAACGACGAGAATGCAACCATCTCGGATACCGAGAAGTCGCAGCTGCTGGATTTCCTGCGCAAGAGCCACGGCAAGCGGGGGGCCTTGTCGACAGCCGGTCCCAGCAAGATATCGCTCAAGCGCAAGACGCAGAGCGAACTGCGCGCGACGGTGCCGGCCGGGCGCGGCCCTGCCGGCCGCGGCACGCTGCGCACCAGTCGTCCCGAGGCGCGCACCGTCACGGTCGAGGTGCGCAAGAAACGCACCTACGTCAAGCGCGCCGACCTGGTCGCAGAGGAGAAGGAGCGGCTCGATCGCGAGGCCGAGGAACAGGCGCGGCAGCAGGCGGAAATCCAGGCGCGCGACGAGGCCGAGCGCAAGCAGCGCGAGGAAGCGCGGCGCAAGCTGGAGGAGGAGAAGGCCGCCGAGGAACGGCGGCTGCAGGCGGAACGCGAGGCGCGGCAGCAGGCCGCTGAAGAGGCCCGCAAGCAGTCGCAGGCGGCAACGGAGACGGCGCGTACGCGCGGTGGCGAGAGCGTGGAGGGCGGCCGCCACAAGAAAGGCGGCGAGGGCGGTGAGCGCCGCGGTCGCTATATGCGTGATGACGCCGAGGAGCGCGGCACCAAGTACGGGCGCAAGGAACTGCACGTCACGGCCGGCAAGGGCGGGCGCCGCAAGAAGGCCAAGCCAACGCGGCGCGTGACCATCGAATCCACCGGTGAGCACGGTTTCGAGATGCCGACGGCAGCGGTCGTGCACGCGGTCGGCATACCGGAAAGCATCGTGGTATCGGAGCTGGCGCGCAAGATGTCGGTGAAGTCCGCCGAGGTCATCAAGACCCTGATGAGAATGGGCGTGATGGCGACCATCAATCAGGTGCTGGACCAGGATACGGCCACGCTGGTGGTCGAGGAAATGGGCCACATCGCCAAACCCGTATCGGAAGACGCGCTGGAGCAGGAACTCAAGCAGCAACTCGAGGAAGTCAGCGGTGAGCGCCTGCCGCGTCCGCCGGTGGTTACCATCATGGGCCACGTCGATCACGGCAAGACCTCGTTGCTCGACTACATCCGTCGTACCCGCGTCGCGGAAGGCGAGGCCGGTGGCATCACCCAGCACATCGGCGCCTATCACGTCGAGACCGACAAGGGCATGATCAGTTTCCTGGATACCCCGGGCCATGCCGCGTTTACCGCGATGCGTGCCCGTGGCGCCAGCGTGACCGACGTGGTCATCCTCGTGGTGGCGGCGGACGACGGGGTCAAGCCGCAGACCAAGGAGGCGGTCCAGCATGCCAAGGCCGCCGGCGTACCCATGGTCATCGCGGTCAACAAGATCGACAAGCCGGGGGCCGACCCCGAGCGCGTCAAGAGCGAGATGGCCGCGCTGGAAGTGGTGCCGGAGGACTGGGGCGGCGACACCATGTTTATCCCGGTATCGGCGAAGACCGGCGCAGGCATCGACGACCTGCTCGATGCGGTATTGCTGCAGGCCGAGGTGCTGGAACTCACCGCTGTGCGCGACTGCCCGGCCACGGGCATCGTGGTCGAGTCCAGTCTCGACAAAGGCCGTGGTGCCGTGGCGACCGTGCTGGTCCAGAACGGCGTGCTGCGCAAGGGCGACCTCATCCTGACCGGTACCGAGTACGGCCGCGTGCGCGCCATGTTCGACGAAAGCGGACGCCAGATCGACGAGGCCGGGCCGTCCATCCCGGCGCTGGTGCTGGGTCTGTCGGCCGTGCCGGGCGCCGGTGACGAGGTGATGGTGGTGGCCGACGAGCGCAAGGCGCGCGAGCTGGCCCAGCAGCGCCAGAACCGCTCGCGCGACCAGCGCCTGGCCAAGCAGCAGCAGACGCGCATGGAAGATGTGTTCTCGGCGGTGGCCGAGGGCGAGCGCCCGACCGTGAACATCGTGCTCAAGGCCGACGTGCAGGGCAGTGCGGAAGCGCTCAGCGAGGCGCTGACCTCGATCACTTCCGAGGCGGAAGACGTCAAGGTCAAGGTGGTGTCTGCCGGCGTCGGGGGCATCAACGAAACCGACGTCAACCTGGCGCTGGCCTCGAACGCGATGATCATCGGCTTCAATGTGCGTGCGGATGCCTCGGCGAAGCGCCTGATCGAGGAAAACAAGGTCAACCTGAAGTACTACAGCGTCATCTACAACGCAATCGACGACGTCAAGGCGATTGCCAGCGGCATGCTGACGCCGGAGGTGCGCGAGGACATCATCGGCCTGGCCGAGGTCAAGGAGGTGTTCAAGTCGCGCAAGCTGGGCGACATCGCCGGCAGCATCGTGCTCGATGGCGTGGTGCGGCGCAATGCGCCGATTCGCGTGCTGCGCGACAACGTGGTGATCTTCGAGGGCGAGCTGGAATCGCTGCGCCGTTTCAAGGACGACGTCAGCGAGGTCAAGGCCGGTACCGAATGTGGCATCGGCGTGAAGAACTACAGCGTCAAGGCCGGCGACCAGATCGAGGTGTTCGAACGTGTCGAGGTTGCCCGCACGCTGTAA